The following DNA comes from Allobranchiibius huperziae.
CCCCTTGGGATACGGCCTCTACGAACACGACGGCGAGGTCGTGCTGGGCCAGGGCCTGTCGCCCAGAGGCGATTCGTTGCTGCTGCTGCGCGCCGCAGCGGCGTCCGCGCGGCGGCGGCTGCCGCTCGCTCCCGCCACGGTGGCCAACCTGACGCGCGACCTGGTCGAGCCCACCCGACCGTGGACCTCGGAGATCCGGGACGCCTTCGTCGATCTTCTGGCGGCCGGGCCGGGTCTGCGCCAGGTGTGGGAGAGCCTCGACCTCGCCGGTGCGATTGCGTTGTGGGTGCCTGAATGGCGGGCCGTACGCAGCCGCCCGCAGCGCAACGCCGTACACCGCCACACCGTCGACCGGCACCTGATCGAGACCGTGGTGGAGGCCTCGCAGGCCCGCGCCGAGGTCGACCGGCCGGACCTGCTGCTCGTGGTCGCGCTGCTGCACGACATCGGCAAGATCGCCGGCGTGCACGACCACGCGGTGGAGGGTGCTCCCGTGGCGGCCAACATCGCGCGTCGGATGGGCTTCGTCGGAGACGACGTCGACGTGATCGAGCTCCTGGTGCGCGAGCACCTGACGCTGGTCGACCTGGCGACGCGCCGTGACGCCCAGGACCCGGCGACGGTCCGTGCGCTCATCGACGCCGTCGAGGGGCGCCGCGACATCCTCGACCAGCTGGCCGTGCTCACCCAGGCCGATGCCGTCGCCGCGGGACCCAAGGCCTGGACCACCTGGCGCGCGGGGCTGGTCGCCGACCTGGTGCGGGACACCCGGGCGCAGCTCGGCGAGCACCACACCGTGCCGGCCGAACCCGCCAACGCCACAGCGCTGCTCGGCCCGGACGCGGTCGACGACGTCGCCATGGGGATCGCGTACGTCCACATCGTGCCGACCCCGCGGGGCGCGTCCATCCAGATCGCCGACCGTGACCGGTTGGGCCTGTTCGCCGACACCGTCGGCCTGCTGGCGGCAGCCGGTGTGGTGGTGCGGACCGCACGGGTCCGCACCGCCGACGGGATCGCCGTGAACAGCTGGGAGGTGGAGTGCCCTGGCGGCGATCTGCCCAACCCGCAGGACGTCTCGCGCGGGCTCGGCCTGCTGGCCGCGGGCGACCGTGGCCCGCTGCGCGCACTGGAGCGGCGCCGTCGTACGCCGGTCCCGGATGCCCCGACGACCCGCGCCACGGTCATCCCGGGCGGCTCGGCGGACGCCACGGTGATCGAGGTGCGCTCTACCGACCGGCCCGGGCTGCTGCGCGACATCGGTATGACGTTCGCCAAGTGCGGGCTCGCCGTGCGCTCGGCGCACGTCGCGACGTACGCCGGTCAGAGCCTGGACACCTTCTACGTCACCGCTGCCGGTGGCCGTCCCGTCGAGCCTCCGGCCGTCGCGCAGGTGATCGCCGCCCTGATCGACGCCTGCGACAGCTGACCCCGCCACTCCCGCGCGCTCAGCTGGGCTGCAGCTCCTGCGCCAGCATCACGATGATGCCGCTGGGGCCGCGGACGTAGGCGAGCTTGTAGACGCCCTCGTACGTCGCGACGCCCCGAAGCGGGCCGTAGCCGTGCCTGGCCACGATCCGCAGGGCGTCGTCGATGTCGTCGACCGAGAACGCCACGCGGTGCATGCCGATCTCGTTCGGCACCGTGGGCGCGGACTCGATGACGGCGGGGTGCAGGTATTCGAAGAGCTCGAGGCGACCGCCCCCGTCCGGCGTCTGGAGCATGGCGCGCACGCTAGCTCCTCGAGAATAGCGATGCGCTCAGATCCCCACGCGGGCGAAATCACGGATGTAGAGTCCGAATTCCAGGCCCAGATAGGGGAACAAAGTGACTTCCAGTGCCTTCGGTCGTACGTCGACCGCTGCCCGCCGTCGGAACCTGCGACACTCCCTGACCCGTGCCGCTGCCATCGCTGCCTCGGCGGCGGTGGCGACCGCCGGCGCGGTCGGTACCGCGGCCGCCGCGCCCGGTCGCACCGGCCCGGCCAGACCCGCCATCAGCGCGAGCGTCCTCGGCCCGAACGTCGTCGTCTTCGACCCGAGCATGTCGACCGCCGAGATTCAGGCGAAGGTCGACGCGATCGCCAACCAGCAGATCACCAACCAGTTCGGCCCTCAGCGGTACGCGCTGCTCTTCAAGCCGGGCACCTACGGCAGCGTCGCCGACCCCCTGAGGTTCCAGGTCGGCTTCTACACCGAGGTCGCGGGCCTCGGCCAGAACCCCGACGACGTCACGATCAACGGGTCGGTCGACGTCTACAACCAGAGCGACGGCACCGCGCTGGACAACTTCTGGCGCTCGCTGTCCAACCTGCACATCGCCGTCACGGGGCCGGGCGGCAACGGGAACAGCGGCTGCTACGCCAACACCGAGTTCTGGGCCGTCTCGCAGGCGGCGCCGATGCGCCGGATGGACGTCACCGGGAACACGACGTTCATGGACTACTGCACCGGGCCGTCCTACGCCAGCGGTGGTTTCGTGGCCGACACGTCCTTCGGAGGCGCCACGCCGATCAACGGCAGCCAGCAGCAGTTCTACGTGCGCAACAGCACGATGGGCGGCTGGAGCAACGGCGTCTGGAACCAGGTCTTCTCCGGCGACGTCGGTGCCCCGGCCCAGAGCTTCGGCACGACGAACGCCGACGGCTCGGCAGCGGCGCCGTACACGACCCTCGACACGACCCCGGTCTCCCGCGAGAAGCCGTACCTGTATGTCGACGCTCACGGCGCGTACCGCGTGTTCGTCCCCGCAGCGCAGAAGAACTCCAAGGGCACCACGTGGCAGGGCGGTCAGACCCGTGGCCGCTCCCTGCCGCTCAGCAGCTTCTACGTCGCGAAGCCCGGCGACTCGATCGCGAAGATCAACTCGGCACTGGCGCAGGGCAGGAACCTGCTCCTCACCCCGGGGGTCTACGCGACGAACCGGTCGATCGACGTCAAGCGTGCCGACACCGTGGTGCTCGGCCTGGGACTGGCCACCATCGAGCCGGACGCGGGCAACATCGCGATGACCACGGCCGACGTCCCGGGCATCGACGTCGCAGGCATCATCTTCGACGCCGGGGCGAAGAAGTCCCCGGCCCTGCTGCGGGTGGGCAGCGACCACGCGGGTCGGGGCCACGGCAACCCGCACCGCTCCAGCGCGGCCGACCCGACGGCCCTGCAGGACGTCTTCTTCAGGATCGGCGGCGCCCATGTCGGGCGGGTGGACGACGGGCTGGTCGTCAACAGCGACCACACGATCCTCGACGACATCTGGTCCTGGCGCGCCGACCACGGGCAGAACGCCGGCGACGTGGGCTGGACGGTGAACACCGCCGACAACGGGGTGGTCGTGAACGGCGACGACGTCACGGCCACCGGGCTCTTCGCCGAGCACTACCAGAAGTACAACGTCCTCTGGAACGGCGAACGCGGCGAGACCATCTTCTTCCAGAACGAGTTGCCCTACGACGCACCGGACCAGGCCGCCTGGAGCCAGCACGGCGAGCCCGGTTACCCCGGCTACAAGGTGGCGAACTCGGTGCGGACCCACGCCGCCTACGGTCTGGGCAGCTACATCTACACCAACGTGAACCCGTCGCTGCACGCCGCGAACGGCTTCGAGGTGCCGAACACGCCCGGCGTGGCGATGCACGACATGGTCACCATCTCGCTCAACAAGGCCGGGACGATCGACCACGTGATCGATGGTGTCGGTGCACCTGTCACGCCGACCTTCCAGGGACCGAGCGACGTCACCTTCTACTCCAACGGCGCGACGTCCTGACGCGGGTGATACCGGGCGTGCCGGGTCCGCCGCGAACGGCCCATAAACTGTAGGGCGTGTTCAACACTCTCTCGGACCGGTTGACGGCCACCTTCAAGAACATCAAGGGCAAGGGGCGGCTCAGCGAATCCGACATCAACGCCACCATCCGGGACATCCGGATGGCGCTGCTCGATGCGGACGTCGCGACGACGGTGGTGCGCCATTTCACCTCGCGGGTGCGCGAGCGTGCCCTGGGCGCCGAGGTCAGCAAGGCGCTGAACCCGGGCCAGCAGGTCGTCAAGATCGTCAACGAGGAGCTGGTGCAGATCCTCGGCGGCCAGACCCGGCCGCTGACGCTCGCCAAGCGACCGCCGACCGTGATCATGCTCGCCGGTCTGCAGGGCTCGGGTAAGACGACGTTCGCGGGCAAGCTCGCCCGCCGGCTGCGCGACGAGGGCCACTTCCCGGTGCTGGTCGCCGCCGACCTGCAGCGCCCCAACGCCGTCACCCAGCTCGAGGTCGTCGCAGAGCGCGCCGGGGTGCCGTGCTTCGCGCCCGAGCGCGGCAACGAGGGCGGCGCCGCCCAAGGCGCGGAGGGCACGACGTCGTACGGCGATCCGGTGTGGGTCGCGCAGGCCGGTGTCGGTCAGGCGCGGGTGCGCCAGTACGACGTGGTCATCGTCGACACCGCCGGCCGCCTCGCGGTGGACGAGGCGCTGATGAAGCAGGCGGCCGACATCCGCGAGGCCATCCAGCCCGACGAGGTCCTCTTCGTCATCGACGCGATGATCGGTCAGGCCGCGATCGAGACGGCCCTGGCGTTCCAGCAGGGCGTCGACTTCACCGGTGTCGTCCTGTCCAAGCTCGACGGCGACGCCCGCGGTGGTGCGGCGCTGTCGGTCGCCTCGGTCACCGGTCGCCCGATCATGTACTCCTCCACGGGCGAGGGCGTGAAGGACATCGAGGTCTTCCACCCCGATCGGATGGCCTCGCGCATCCTGGACATGGGCGACGTCCTCACCCTCATCGAGCAGGCCGAGCGCGCGTTCGACCAGCGCCAGTCCGCCGAGATGGCGCGCAAGTTCATGGACGAGGAGGACTTCACCTTCGAAGACTTCCTGGAGCAGATGAACGCCATCAAGAAGATGGGCAACATCAAGGCGCTCATGGGGATGATGCCCGGCATGTCGGGCATGCGCGACCAGCTGAACAGCCTCGACGAGCGGGAGTTCGTCCGCGTCGAGGCCATGGTGCAGTCGATGACCAAGTTCGAGCGCACCCACCCCAAGGCCATCAACGGCTCACGCCGCGCCCGCATCGCGGGCGGCTCGGGCACGACGGTGTCCGAGGTCAACCAGCTGCTGGAGCGCTTCACCCAGGCGCAGAAGATGATGCGCCAGATGCGCCGCGGCGGGGGTATGCCCGGGATGCCGGGAATGGGTGGCATGCCGGGCGGCGGCGGTGCCAAGCGCGGCAAGCAGCAGGTCAAGAAGAAGGGCAAGAGCGGCAACCCGGCCAAGCGCGCGCAGCAGGAGCAGGCCGCGCTGGCCAAGGCATCCGACGCCCGCGAGCGGTCCTTCGGCAACGCGTTCGGCGCGGGCGCCGAGGAGCCGACCGAGGACGTGAAGCTGCCCAAAGGCTTCGAGAAGTTCCTCGGCCAGAAGGACTGACCGGCCTCCCCACGCGCGTCAGCTGTCGCTGGACGTCCCTCCGAGGATCGGGCGCGGGTCGAACGCGACCCGGATCTTCGCGATGCGGCCGTCTTCGACGTGCATCCAGTTGACCGTCGGCGTGGGCGGCGCGTCTCTGGTGAGCAGGTCGTACCAGGTGATGACGTCGGGACCGTCGACGAGCATCCGGACGATCTGTATGCCGGTCATCATCCGGCTCATGCCCTCCAGACCCTGCAGGCACTCGTCGCCGGAGTCGGCGGTGCCGAGGGGTCCGCGGAACGTGGCGTCGTCGGCCAAGACCCTTCGGAGGCGGTCGAAGTCGTGCGCCGTCCACGCGGCGTAGTAGGTGTTCGCCAGGGCCCGCGGGCCCGTCCGGGAGGCGAGCCACTCCTCGAACGTGGTCGACGTGATGCGGGCAGCGCCGCTCGGTAGCAGGACCTCCCCGGCCATCGAGGTGCCGAACGGGTTGTCACGCCAACTGGCGTGCACCTGGGTGGAATCACCGTGCGCGGCGAAGGTGCGTCGTGCCATGTCCACGAGGTCCTGCGTGTCGGGCCCGGCGAGATCCGCTGTACGGCCCTGCGGGTCGCCGAGCGCGAGCTCGACGAGCACCTCCGCGACGTCGGCGACATCGACCGGCTGCACGAGGAGTGGCGCGACGGTGGCGACGCCGTCAGCGGTGGCCCAGCTCACCGCTGTCGCGGCGAAGGTGTGGAACTGGGTGGCGCGCTGGATCGTCCACGGGATCGGGCCGGACTGCACCTGCTTCTCCTGAGCGACCTTCCCCAGGTAGTGCCCGTTGTCGGGCACGGCCTCGATGTTCACGATCGACAGCAGCACGTGGTGCCGCACTCCCGCGCGCTCCTCAGCGGCCAGCAGGTTCTTGCTGGTGCCGGTGAAGAACGCCACCGCCGCGTCAGCGTCCGTCTCGTTCGTGTTGAGCACGTCGATCACCGCGACGGCTCCGGCAAGGGCGTCGTCGAGTCCCTCACCGCTCATGACGTCGACGCCGCGGGCGCGCGACACCTCGACCGCTTCGTGTCCCTTCGCATGGAGCGCGGCGACGACCGCCTCGCCCACCTGCCCCGAGGCACCGATCACTGCAACTCTCGCCATGCATCGGATCCTTGTCAGAGCGGTGGCCCATAGCAACCCCTCGGTGCTGGCAGGGAGCCGAACGGACGTGGCGCGCGTCGGAGGGATAGGTCCACGCACGCCAGGTGTGGGCCGATCCATCACGCCCGGCCCGAAGGTTCGCCATGCTCCGAGTGCACTTCACACCCGCCGATCTCGGCCACGTCATGCTTGCGCCCGGTGTCAGCAGCACCTGGGAGATGATGCTCAGCGCGCAGCATCTGCAGTCTGATTCGCCCCCGCGCAGGTACGCCGAGTGGCGTGTGCGGGTCGCTCGCAGCGGCCTCGCGGCCCCCGTGGCCACGCTCCTCGCCGGCTGTCTGACGCCCGCGCGCTCTACCTCGCAGCTGTGCGGCACACAGACACTGGACCACTACTGGGAGTCTGCACTGGCGCCGTACTGGCCCGCTCTGCAGTTGCGCGTCGCCGCCGACCTGCAGGAGCGCGCCCACCGGCAGGCGGTCGGCGGACTGTCCGCGCTGCTTCAGGACATCTGCAGAG
Coding sequences within:
- a CDS encoding [protein-PII] uridylyltransferase; the protein is MGTIPVDHTGKRLDLAGTRDFTRPGAGEQRRARLAAYGRSWLGDLWDEAVAPLRGTHDQGVALAAVGSLARGDGGPLSDYDLVLVHDGRSMDAGDVTALADRIWYPVWDAGVRLDHSVRTLGECRSVASADLSAAVGMLDLNWIAGDPLVVSGIRTSIAHDWRGNARKRLPELRESLEARHQRNGDLTTAIEPDLKEARGGLRDMTILRSLTAAWLADRPHGDVDAAYGRLLDVRDALHVVTGRGRDRLSREDQDGVAALLGHLDQDALLTEVVECARAINFALDGTFRRAAQSQRARTLRVGPRRPVLHPLGYGLYEHDGEVVLGQGLSPRGDSLLLLRAAAASARRRLPLAPATVANLTRDLVEPTRPWTSEIRDAFVDLLAAGPGLRQVWESLDLAGAIALWVPEWRAVRSRPQRNAVHRHTVDRHLIETVVEASQARAEVDRPDLLLVVALLHDIGKIAGVHDHAVEGAPVAANIARRMGFVGDDVDVIELLVREHLTLVDLATRRDAQDPATVRALIDAVEGRRDILDQLAVLTQADAVAAGPKAWTTWRAGLVADLVRDTRAQLGEHHTVPAEPANATALLGPDAVDDVAMGIAYVHIVPTPRGASIQIADRDRLGLFADTVGLLAAAGVVVRTARVRTADGIAVNSWEVECPGGDLPNPQDVSRGLGLLAAGDRGPLRALERRRRTPVPDAPTTRATVIPGGSADATVIEVRSTDRPGLLRDIGMTFAKCGLAVRSAHVATYAGQSLDTFYVTAAGGRPVEPPAVAQVIAALIDACDS
- a CDS encoding adenylyl cyclase, whose product is MTSSAFGRTSTAARRRNLRHSLTRAAAIAASAAVATAGAVGTAAAAPGRTGPARPAISASVLGPNVVVFDPSMSTAEIQAKVDAIANQQITNQFGPQRYALLFKPGTYGSVADPLRFQVGFYTEVAGLGQNPDDVTINGSVDVYNQSDGTALDNFWRSLSNLHIAVTGPGGNGNSGCYANTEFWAVSQAAPMRRMDVTGNTTFMDYCTGPSYASGGFVADTSFGGATPINGSQQQFYVRNSTMGGWSNGVWNQVFSGDVGAPAQSFGTTNADGSAAAPYTTLDTTPVSREKPYLYVDAHGAYRVFVPAAQKNSKGTTWQGGQTRGRSLPLSSFYVAKPGDSIAKINSALAQGRNLLLTPGVYATNRSIDVKRADTVVLGLGLATIEPDAGNIAMTTADVPGIDVAGIIFDAGAKKSPALLRVGSDHAGRGHGNPHRSSAADPTALQDVFFRIGGAHVGRVDDGLVVNSDHTILDDIWSWRADHGQNAGDVGWTVNTADNGVVVNGDDVTATGLFAEHYQKYNVLWNGERGETIFFQNELPYDAPDQAAWSQHGEPGYPGYKVANSVRTHAAYGLGSYIYTNVNPSLHAANGFEVPNTPGVAMHDMVTISLNKAGTIDHVIDGVGAPVTPTFQGPSDVTFYSNGATS
- the ffh gene encoding signal recognition particle protein gives rise to the protein MFNTLSDRLTATFKNIKGKGRLSESDINATIRDIRMALLDADVATTVVRHFTSRVRERALGAEVSKALNPGQQVVKIVNEELVQILGGQTRPLTLAKRPPTVIMLAGLQGSGKTTFAGKLARRLRDEGHFPVLVAADLQRPNAVTQLEVVAERAGVPCFAPERGNEGGAAQGAEGTTSYGDPVWVAQAGVGQARVRQYDVVIVDTAGRLAVDEALMKQAADIREAIQPDEVLFVIDAMIGQAAIETALAFQQGVDFTGVVLSKLDGDARGGAALSVASVTGRPIMYSSTGEGVKDIEVFHPDRMASRILDMGDVLTLIEQAERAFDQRQSAEMARKFMDEEDFTFEDFLEQMNAIKKMGNIKALMGMMPGMSGMRDQLNSLDEREFVRVEAMVQSMTKFERTHPKAINGSRRARIAGGSGTTVSEVNQLLERFTQAQKMMRQMRRGGGMPGMPGMGGMPGGGGAKRGKQQVKKKGKSGNPAKRAQQEQAALAKASDARERSFGNAFGAGAEEPTEDVKLPKGFEKFLGQKD
- a CDS encoding nuclear transport factor 2 family protein produces the protein MARVAVIGASGQVGEAVVAALHAKGHEAVEVSRARGVDVMSGEGLDDALAGAVAVIDVLNTNETDADAAVAFFTGTSKNLLAAEERAGVRHHVLLSIVNIEAVPDNGHYLGKVAQEKQVQSGPIPWTIQRATQFHTFAATAVSWATADGVATVAPLLVQPVDVADVAEVLVELALGDPQGRTADLAGPDTQDLVDMARRTFAAHGDSTQVHASWRDNPFGTSMAGEVLLPSGAARITSTTFEEWLASRTGPRALANTYYAAWTAHDFDRLRRVLADDATFRGPLGTADSGDECLQGLEGMSRMMTGIQIVRMLVDGPDVITWYDLLTRDAPPTPTVNWMHVEDGRIAKIRVAFDPRPILGGTSSDS